From Chrysemys picta bellii isolate R12L10 chromosome 1, ASM1138683v2, whole genome shotgun sequence:
GAGAGAGGGAGCTGCAGGTCAGGGAGAGAGGTGCCAGCCCCGTCCCGGAGCAGCGCTACCCGGCACAGGGAGATGCTCgccccagggggctctgtgcagcaGGCGAGGTGCCCTTACCTTCTGCGGGTTGGCGAGCAGCAGGACTTGGGTGATGGCAGTCGGGTGGACGATGGGGTTAAACGCCGGGAGCTCTGTCCCCGAGGGTGGCTGTAGCTTGACCTTCATCACCTGTGGTGAGAGGCCAGGGGCATCACCATCCAATACCCCCAGAGGAGGGTGATAGGGCCCGGCTGTCTAAACCCGAGCGTAGACTCTGCCCCATGAGGGCAGGCACCCCCATGCCAGCCACCCCAGTTAGAAACTCCCCAGAGGGCGCTCAGTCACTCCCAGCCCTTGCTCTCCCACAGCCCTCCCTGCCCGCTGATCTCCAAGCGCTTCCCAGGGGACAGTGACACATCGTCACCCTGCTTTACGGAGAGATGctgaagggaagtgacttgccaaggtcacccagcaggtcagtggcagagctgggactagagccTGGATCTCCTGGCCCTCTTCACGGGATCATGCTCGGCCCCTGGACCAGAGATTTCCATCCACTGGGTGCGGAGGAACACAGCTATtagcagtggggtggggagaagagaaggaatgAACTCAGCCCCCAGCttggagccctccccaccccaaatctgCCTTCACTGCAGCGTGCATAAATAGATGGGAGGATCAGGGGTTTGTGCCCACCCACCCCGGAGCAGCCAAGCCCTGAGATCACTTGGTTGGTGACCTGTCCAGCCTCCTTTCTGAGAGATACAGGCTGGTTTACTGACCACAAGCAGCATGTGGACCATTCCCATTGCTGTGGGAGGGGTGGGCCTTCGCAAGCTCCCGAGATTGGGTCAGGAGCAGTAAgaacctcccccatcccaccccccaagAGGATCCAGCCTTCGCTACCTTGGGGACGGCAGACTGAAAGACAATGTTGCGGatgggcagtggggctgtgctGAGCATGGAGATCACCACCACCAGCATGTCAGGCCGCTCGGGCAGAGAGTCTCGGGCGAAGTGGAAGAGGACCCGGAAGCCGTGCTGGTCGTAGACCGTCACCGGCAGGATGCtgcctgcagggaggggaggccaGGGAACAGCGtcagtaggagcagagagatggGCACTGGCTGGAGCCTATCATGCTACACAGACATGGGATTGATGGAAACCCCCAGACGGGACAACCAACCCCCTGGGCCCTCTCCTACACCCAGTCAGGTGAGGATTCCTTATAACTGGCTGCCCCCAGCCAGCGGTCTCTTCCCCCTCACTCACTCGGTTTGATGGACTCCAGAGGCACTGTGATGTTGGCCAGCGAGATCTCCTGGGGGGACGTGGGAGTGGGGAGCCCCAGCGGGGGTGGCATAGCTCCGGCTGGCGTAGGAGTGGTTCTTGGAAGCGTGGCAGCGGCAGGCTGCTCCAAAGGAGGCGGTAGGGGGGCCGCAGGGCTCGAGGAGATGTtccggagcagggtgggggtgctgctggtggcagtcACTGAGGTGCCAGAGCTTGTCTTGTTCTGGAGGTCCCGTAATGTGAGCCGGGGGGCTGGCTGCTTctccctgggggagaaagagatAATGGAGCAGGCCATCGGAACAAGCGCATGATGCTTGGAAGAGGGCAAAGGAAAGGCCGGCTGATCCCGTCCGTTCCTCACCCCTGATCCTGGCCCTGGCTCTTACCATCGGACTTGCTGCGACTCTGGAGGCAGGGACTGTTGTAACAGAGTCTTCCCCAGCAGATCCAGGTCATCCAGGCCACTGGTGACAGGGGAAGGGCCCAGGGCGGGTGTTCCTGCCTCTGCTTTAAGTGCTGGAGCAGCTGGGATGGAGGGCAGGCTGGGCTCACTGCTATCCTGCAATGACAGCCAGAGGGCACTACAGCAAGGGACACGCCTGGCTCAACAGCCAGCCTGTGCCTGGGGTTTGTACAACACTGCTCCCCAGCACTCTGTGGGCCTCTGCTCCCTGCACATGTCCTCTGCCCCACACACCACCGTCCCCGACACACACGCCACCATCCCCCTTTTGCCCCACACACCGCCGTCCCCGCCACACGCCACCATCCCCCTTTTGCTCCACACACTGCCGTCCCCAACACACGCCACCATCCCCCTTTTGCCCAACACACCGCTGTCCCCGCCACACGCCGCCATCCCACTTTTGCCCCACACACCGCCGTCCCCGACACACGCCGCCATCCCCTCTTTGCCCCCCACACCGCTGTCCCCGTCACACGCCGCCATCCCCCTTTTGCCCCACACAATGCCGTCCCTGTCACACATGCCACCATCCCCCTTTTGCCCCACACACCGCCGTCCCCGTCACACACGCTGCCATCCCCCTTTTGCCCCACACACCGCCATCCCCAACACACACGCCGCCATCCCTTTTGCCCCACACACCGCCATCCCCAACACACACGCCGCCATCCCTTTTGCCCCACACACCGCCgtccccgacacacacacactcctgctgtCCCCATCACATATGCAGCACTACCCTCTATCCCACGCGCTGCCCCACCATTCCCAGTGCGTATACACCACCGCCCCATGTAACCATGATGCCTCATCTTCACAGTCTCTTCCTCCCTCTCACAAACTACTACCCCTCTGCTCGAAGGCCGTTACCTGGAAACTGTTCCAGCCGCTACTGTCCCCAGCCTGGGGGGCCAGGTCATTCAGTCCTGTGAGAAGAAAAGAGCCGACATGAGCAAAGAGCCCTGCGGGTAACTGAAGCGGGGGCTGACGACCTGAGAGTTGGGCAGCTGccaagcagagctgggtgggttGGTGAAGGGATGGCAGGCCTGGAAGAAAGCAAAGTGCCCCTAGTTTCCACCCCATCAGGTCTGGTCACTCCCCACTCTCCcatcagcttctttctctggTTCCAAGCTACTCAGTTGCCATTCAGCACAGAGGGGACAGGTAGCGACCCAAGAGAGTCAATGGCACAAGGTGGCCCCTCAGAAGGAGAGCACTAACGTCACTTAGCGATCCTACCCCCGAGGCAGACAGAGGACAATCACTAAAGGGAACATCTTCCAAAgcccctaagtgatttaggagcctatgtcCCACAGCAGCCTCCTTGGGAGCTGCATTCCCTGGGATCTACTCTGCATCGGCAGCCCGCAGCGTCTGTTGGCAACCTATCTGTACAAGGCAGCTCCCCGGGGCAATGTCAGCAGCCCCAGTGATGGAGTGGGGGGCCCCAGGGTGGAGATCCCCACCCCTCTGGGCTCATAACCATTAGCTCCTGTGCTATGTTGTGTCTGCGCACTAGAGGTTTATTGCACTCTAGGAAACGAGAGCGGCTTGCGAAGGGCCCAGGTGCTCGCAAGGCATGAAGGCTCAGAGGCGAACGGGGGTTTCCCACGGGGCAGCGCGGAGCAGTAACCTCTTGGCCTGCCAGGACGTGTCTacactcccagcctgggtagacagactggCGCTAGCAGGGCCGAGTTCGGGCGCTAACAGTAGCGGTGTGGATGTTGCCGCTCAGGCTCTCACGCCCAAGTGACTCCTGGGTCTGAGCTCGGGGCACCAGCCTGAGTCTCCGCCGGAGCCGCAACGTCcccactgctattttcagcacaATAGCTTGAGCCCTGCTAGCGCGAGTCTGACTGTCCTACCCGGTGGGGCGGCTCGctgccagctgcagtgcagacataccccgtCAAGACACCATCAGCCTCTCCCACCAGCAGCTATCCCCCCAAGCCGCCGCTCGCCTGCAAACCACGCAGTAAGAGCTGagtgttttctccctcctcaccgAGAGACATGAGTTCATCATCCAGCAGGGAGACGGCGCTGGCTGGGTCAGGCACAGGGAGCATGGAGCCACCCAACAGAGTGGGTAAGGCTGGGTAGGAGGGGCCCGGCGCTGGCATGTCCAGTCCCGACAGGTCCAGGAGTGCTGAGGTGCTGCCTGTAGGGAAGACACAGAGGCTTTGATCACTGAGCAGCTGTAAAGAGAGAATCCCTCCCCTATTCTTCTCACTCTGCTGGGAGCTGGCTCGGTCACCAATCCGCCTTCTTACCCCTAtgcccctctcttctcccccttctGGCTTCAGCCTCACCCACAGTCTCTGATCTCCCCCTCCCAAAGCACCTCCGGCATGTCGTCTGGCTTATTAAGTGTCTTCCTCATCTCAGCCTCCCAGTTACCCTGCTCCAGGCCCCAACTGCACCATTCTACCTCCCCTGGCTGGATCTCCCCCTTAACTCCCCTCCTCCCTTGAGGGATCCTCACCTCGGAGGGGGCCAGCCACAGTCTCTCCATTGATCTCCTCTCCTCTCACGAGCTGCTTGTACAGGTTGATCACCTGGGTCAGGTTGTCATTGGCCTGCAGGATTTCCGCTGCAATAGAAGGGGCATGCGATTCGAAGGCAGAAGAGGAGGTGGGGTGTCAAGTGGCAGCCCGGCCATGTGCCCTGTGCAGGCCCTGGCGTTCCCTGTCCCTCTAtagattggggcagaggagagccagGAAACTGACTCTTTGCTTTGGCAAAGACATCTTTGTTATCGCAGCCCCGTGCCCCAGAGCAATCGCCCATTGCCCGGGTTCTCCTCCAATCTGCCACACCCCCCTCCACCATTGCACTTTCAATGGCATGTTCCTAAGGGGTGAACATAGGTTCCCCCGATTCACTGTCTAGCAACGCACGACGCACAGCTGGGCTTCCCCCAGCACCCGCTTGCAGCTCAGCGCCCCTCATCCCAGGGGGATGGCACAGCAGGCAGGGTGGGGACGGGGTGCATAGCAATGCAATGTTGGACACAGCTGAAGGGGAGGCGGAGGGGTTAGCGAGGGGGGTTGTGCTGCACTGGCGGGCGGCTCAGCTTACCTAGCGCCTCGTCGTTGTCCTCAGTGTCGCTGGCGAGCCGGAAGAGCATAGGCCTCATGCGCTCGCAGCGCTGGTACAGCTcctgggggagagaaagggggcgGAGGTGGGCGGCGGGGAAGTGCTCAGGAGGGGACGGGGAAAGGGagatggcaggagctgcagagtaAAAACCCACTTCACCCTAGGGCCCCTCTACCTCACCCTGGTGTGTGAGACAGAGGGAAGTGACTCTGGGGCAGTCCCCGCCCTCACCTTCATGAGGTCCTCGCTGCTCTCCGTCGTCTCCCCTTTGCTGTAGTTGGTTACCATCTCCGTCAGCAGCTTCACGTTGTTGTTCACCTCCTCGATGGCGTTCGTACGCTTGGAGATCTTCTCCATTCGCTTCTGGTCCTGGAGCGGGAGGAGCAGATGGGTGAGGGGGGTCTGatgtcctccctccccacaagtTGGGACTGGGACGGCTATGACAGCGGGCACAGAGCGGCTTCCCCCTTCGAATGACATCTggagagagcagggcagggaggggcttcTCCTGGAATGGTTTCAGCTTGGTGGAGAGATTCAGTTTACACTGGTGACCATCCAGCACCCACTGCATGGCACAGGGGCTGGGATTGCACCAGCAGAGGGCGCCACAGCAGGGTATGTGCTCCAAGAACGCCCTCTGTGCCCATGTCCCATGtccccctccacctccacctgACTGGGGAGAGCAGAATTTACTTCCAAATCCCAGGGATCTCTCTCCTCACCCCCCTATTGGCCCCTCCCGTGATGTCATGGGAAGTGGGCTCCGTTGCTTGCCAGGTCAATACGGGGATGCAAGCACACTGGCCATATGCTCCACCCCATCCCAGGACCTCTCTGTATCATGTGCCAGGCTTCTCCTCCCCAGGGGGTGGCGGCGGATAAATCCTCAGCGCCCCTTCCCTGGTGACAGCCTGTATGAggaaattcacctcctgaaccatTTCCTTGATGAGCTTGTTGGCAGCCCGGAGGTCCTCAGAATGGGAGCTTTTCAGCAGGCGAGCCAGCATCTGCAAGAGAGACAGGGGGGCACAtggactggggcagaggaggcAATTCCAAGCCTGGGTTGCTGGCAGCAGGGGTCACTCTAAAGCAAATGGTTCCCAGACAGACTGTTCTGTTAACACAGAACTAAGGCTGGGGCATCGCTGATAAACGGAACACTCTCGCCCTCAGCACAGGGAAGATCCTGAACATTTGAGAGGCCAGTTAAAGGGCCACAAATGACCTCAAAGGCGAGCGGGAAAGGGAAACATAACTGGGCGTGTGCCTTTGTTTGTGTGCTTCGTTCTGATACATACTAAAGAACCTCAAAGGTCCCCCAACACTCCACACAAACATGTTTTTTCCTGGCTTGTTTTATTACATTAGAAATTCCGGCCTTGTCTGACGGTATGGGGAGCTGGAGAATGACTTCCCTGGCACAGAGGAAGTGAAACCTGATTGAgaggagggctagctcagtggtttgagcattggcctgctaaacccagggttgtgagttcaatccttgagggggccacttagggctctggggcaaaatcagtacttggtcctgctagtgaaggcaggggctggactcgatgacctttcaaggtcccttccagatctaggagataggatatctccataaatttaaaCAGAGAAAAGCGACACCTGACAGAAGGGATTTTCCCTGAGGCCCAGTCTACACAGTTTTTGGTCCTAGTACAGCTGTGTTGGCTGGGGGAGTGACTTTTCCCTAGTACCAGGAATGGCAGCACAATCCCCTAGAGTGGTTGCATTTATACCATGATAAAGGCGCTTACACCGGCCTACCTTATTCCCCATTCCCTACGAGAATAGCTATACAGGTCAGCACACATCACAGTTATGCTGGCAGAACTAGGTCCACGCTGGAGGGTGGGGTTCAGCTTTAATTCTACCAGTATCGTCAAAGTGCCACAACTCGTGTGTTTAGCCATGCCCCAGACTCGTTAAAGTGTTGCCTTCGTTAATGCCAATGAATAACCCCTTGGGAGTAAAGCTCTCTCTGTTAGCTTCAGACCCAGTGCCCTTCCTGGCTCTGAAAGCTCCTCGCACACCCATCCACTCACCCTCACAGCCACACCCACCCTTTGGAGTCATCACCAAAGAGTTGTTCCAAAAAGGGGTGACTGTCAGGAAAAGGGGAAGGCCACTTTTCCAGACGCTTCCCTACAAATACTTTGTCCGATCAACACTGGACCCTCCTGCCAAGTCTCGTGTGCAGGGCGCTGCACAGTGAAGAGCTGGGATCCCGACCTGGCTGCCACTGGAAACAGCTGGACAGCCTTGACTATGGAGTTACTGCCAGAGGAGCCCCATTCCAGCTTTCCCCATTTTAAGAGCATCAGCACTGCCAGAGCGGTGGCTTATCCGTCTGGTATCCcagctgtgagggaggccgatGCTGGATGGTTCAAGGAAGGGTTAAACAATTGGGCCATACGTgtcctggggggaggagaggaagagtgTCTGCGCTCTGAGCTGCAATCAGTTTATGCCACGTGGCAAGAGGAGCCATCGCCTCGGTGATATTATGGCAGCTGCTATTCAGTCATACGAGCGTCAATGCTAGGTCATACTAGTCCCCATGCTATCGCCCTAATCAGTACCCAGCAGCATCTAGTTCAATAGGTCAAAcagcaagtctctctctttctaagggcctgattcagagcccactgaaatcagtgggaatctcTCTAGTGGTTTGCTTTGGAGCATGCCCTAAGCACGTCCCCTTCCTGAGCACAGCACACAGCAGGCGAACGAGCTCCTGGTCTTGTTGCTGCGCCAGCCAGCCCCACGGACGGAGATGAGTGAGCACAGACGCAGGAAGGCCTGGccttctgctcctcctcccacaGAGCCCTCACCTTGGACTTCTCCTCGTCATCAAAGATGATGTTCTTGGgccgggggggaggcaggggcaaGGGAGCCTCGTCCGGCAGCTTCGGGTCACACTTCACGATTCCtgcgggggagaggagcagagacaTCACCGGGCCCAGCCCTCACCTCACTGGGGCGGTGCTGGGGTTACCAGATGGCTCTTCTGCTAACCCCGCTCCAGGAAGCCCTGATCTAGGCCTCACACAATGGACATCTTCTTTCCCTCTGGCCGGTCCAATTCAGctctgtgtcagggttggggggCATgctccaaccaccccctgctccagccgtgCATCGTCTGCAGCATCTCCAAGTCCCCACTAGCAGGAAATCATCCCAGTCATTCCATGCATCACATGTCCTGGTCAGCCATAACCGTATTATTCCTATGGCACCACCTCTTATGAAGCCACATCTTGGGGCTGGTGAGGAAGACAGATGTCACATCCCCCTTCACCCCACACAGAGGTCAGACCACCAGTGACTCTCCCCATCTTTCTTGGATTGCTAAAGTTCCCATTTGCTCCCTCCGGCCTCTGAACTGCGCAGCCCATACAGTTGCTAGACCAGGCCCGAGCACAGAGAAGGCCAGAATCCAGCCTGGACCCAGCTTCTGCCACAGCAGAGGAAGGCCCTTCCCCAAAGGAGATACCTGGCTCTCACCTTGTTTCTTCAGCATCTGATAGGCCTCTGTGATCTTCACTTCCTGAGGCAGCCCCAGCGTCCAGCTGTACATCAGCTCCAGGATTTTCAACTTCACCTTCTCAGGAGTCCGGCTGCCTAGATACTGAGGGGAGAGATGGGCAGAGCTGATCCACACACGGCCAACTTCTCAGGGAGAAGTGAGATGGCTCCCAACGGACAATGGAAGGGAAGGAGGAAGTGAGTAACAGCCCTTGCAACATGCCCCATACTGTGGTTGGCCTCCAGCataggggggctgggagggtgggTGAGGCCCTGAGGGCCAGAGTTTATGAGAGATCCCAGGCAGTACCAGCCAGTGTGGGGCAGCCCTCAGACACCATGAGATGAAGGGCCAGTTTATGTCCCATTTGCCAGGCAGGGGAAGGTGCATATGGGGAGATTCCTCTGTAGAGAGGAGTTTATAGTGGCCAACAAGAAGCTGCCTTGCTATGTCCCAATGGAACACAGAGGGAGGCAAACCGAGTCCTCCTCCCCCAATACATTCACTCCCAGCAATGGCCTCCTTTGGGAGCACACAGAGAGCAGGTAACGTAGATCTTcacaggctggggaggggggtggggaaatccCTACCCCAGCTCCACCTCTCTCTATGTCCCTCACTGGCTCCTCCCAGCCTGATGCCCCGCCCTGCCAACGGGGCGCTGGCACCCACCTTGGGCGACACCACCTTGATGAGCTCGTTGAGGAAGCGGAACTTGCCCACCTCGTCGTGGAAGCGCTTGCCGCAGTTCTTCATGCAGGTCTCTAGCACCTGAGAGAGCAGAGGCTGAGTCAGGGTCAGCAGGCGGAGGAGCTGGCTCCCCTTGGCAGGACTGACCCCGCAGCACGAGGgaaagggagagcaggccccACATCCTGGCTCGTGGGGTCAGGGCCACTGGGGAGgaacccctgggtgcctctgttGCAGCCAGGCTGGTTCCCCCCTTCCATTCCATATCACAGGTGCCAGCCTTCTGACTAAGGGGAATAACCTGTCCCCACAAAGGGTGGGTGCAGAGGCAGAAGTGGTTGCCTGAAACACACAGCAGaccacgggggcggggggggggaagtggttgCCTAAAACACACAGCAGaccacgggggcgggggggggtgggggtggggagaaacagCTGGTGGGAATGTCCTctgggctccctcccccaccccagagacaggcAGTGAACCCCCGTGCTCACGTTAGTGTGTGTTGTGGTAGTGGTGGGGTAAATCCATCAGAGACACAGAAAACACGGGAGCTCACAGCAGAGGCATTCACAGCACTAGCTCGGACTAGATTAtgaggggcctgatccaaggcccattCAAGCCACTCCCACTGATTCCCTCTGGGGTATGATCCCCCACTTCACTCAGATGGAACAACCTTCAGCCCATGGGCAGCGCTCTACCAGCCCTTCCCGACAGCCTGAGTGCACCAGGGCTTTAGCTGAGCAATATGGGAGAGTCCCTACAGCCCAAAGAGCAAAACAGGGCACTCCCTGCCTTGGCCTTTAATCTGTCTAACCCGTCTGGAGAACCTCTCCCTTACCGTTAAGGCCTGGATGGCTTCCCATTCCTGCGGAGACTGGATCTTGTGAGCTAAAAGTCGGGTGGCAAGCGGGGGACTGGAAGGGGAAAAAGCACAGTGGTTGTAGGGAGACAGTGTGACCTAAAGGATACAGcactggaccgggactcaggagattgggtTAATTTCCTGGTTGTGCCACtggcctgctaggtgaccttgggggAAGTCACTTCCccagtctgtgcctcagtttccccatctgtaaaattgggacaaTAATACTGATTtccattgtaaagcactttgagatctattgatgaaataCCTCTATACAAGGGCTAGGTATTATTGAGAAATGGACCGGCATCTCTCCAGGGGACACAGCTCTTGCTCATACCACTAGGTATGCACAAAGTCTTTAAGGGGCCCCTCAATGTGCTTGGGGCAAAGGGGCTAGTTTCAATAGCACACGGCAACTTCATTAATTAACAGATGGGGCCTTAGAGCAtccccaatcccaaaggatctcaAAGTCCTGTACAAATCTCTGTAGGAATCCTTCACTGCCCCactaatgcagctgcctctgaggTGGAATGCACAAGCAAAGCTACACAGCAAAGTCATAAGGGGTGGGGTAGAGAAGAGTGATCTCCCAATGTGAAACTTTAAAGGCACTTTCAGGTTGGCAGAATGTAACTATCCTTGTAGGAATTTGCCCAGGACTCCTGTTCTCGCAAaaagagccatgggtcagaaGCAACcaggacctcagttttacatctccTCGAGTAGCAacatcctccctctcctcccccaaacaccATGTAAGGGCAGCGGAAGCACTTGaaagacatactgaaagtacatcttaaaaagggaggcatcaacccaacaaactgggaggactcGGCGCAGAAAAGAACACAGCGGCGCCACACCATACTccaagccacagctcactttgaggagaacagacgtGCTCATGAGACGGAGAAgcgacaaaggaggaaagaacaactatgtctcctccaaaattacacctgtcacttctgtgggaaaatctgcagggcaccACTTGGGCTCCACAGCCACCTAAAAACCCACCAATGAACCCCCTTGGCATTGAGGGATCGCCGAAGAGGAGCAGGGCACAGTACTGCATCAGAGAGAAGAAAGAATGCCACCTACTGGGCTTTTATGCC
This genomic window contains:
- the GGA1 gene encoding ADP-ribosylation factor-binding protein GGA1 isoform X2 — its product is MKNCGKRFHDEVGKFRFLNELIKVVSPKYLGSRTPEKVKLKILELMYSWTLGLPQEVKITEAYQMLKKQGIVKCDPKLPDEAPLPLPPPRPKNIIFDDEEKSKMLARLLKSSHSEDLRAANKLIKEMVQEDQKRMEKISKRTNAIEEVNNNVKLLTEMVTNYSKGETTESSEDLMKELYQRCERMRPMLFRLASDTEDNDEALAEILQANDNLTQVINLYKQLVRGEEINGETVAGPLRGSTSALLDLSGLDMPAPGPSYPALPTLLGGSMLPVPDPASAVSLLDDELMSLGLNDLAPQAGDSSGWNSFQDSSEPSLPSIPAAPALKAEAGTPALGPSPVTSGLDDLDLLGKTLLQQSLPPESQQVRWEKQPAPRLTLRDLQNKTSSGTSVTATSSTPTLLRNISSSPAAPLPPPLEQPAAATLPRTTPTPAGAMPPPLGLPTPTSPQEISLANITVPLESIKPSSILPVTVYDQHGFRVLFHFARDSLPERPDMLVVVISMLSTAPLPIRNIVFQSAVPKVMKVKLQPPSGTELPAFNPIVHPTAITQVLLLANPQKEKVRLRYKLTFTMGEQTYNEMGDVDQFPPPESWGSL
- the GGA1 gene encoding ADP-ribosylation factor-binding protein GGA1 isoform X1; translated protein: MEPDALESWINRATNPLNKDLDWDSINAFCEQLNKELEGPPLATRLLAHKIQSPQEWEAIQALTVLETCMKNCGKRFHDEVGKFRFLNELIKVVSPKYLGSRTPEKVKLKILELMYSWTLGLPQEVKITEAYQMLKKQGIVKCDPKLPDEAPLPLPPPRPKNIIFDDEEKSKMLARLLKSSHSEDLRAANKLIKEMVQEDQKRMEKISKRTNAIEEVNNNVKLLTEMVTNYSKGETTESSEDLMKELYQRCERMRPMLFRLASDTEDNDEALAEILQANDNLTQVINLYKQLVRGEEINGETVAGPLRGSTSALLDLSGLDMPAPGPSYPALPTLLGGSMLPVPDPASAVSLLDDELMSLGLNDLAPQAGDSSGWNSFQDSSEPSLPSIPAAPALKAEAGTPALGPSPVTSGLDDLDLLGKTLLQQSLPPESQQVRWEKQPAPRLTLRDLQNKTSSGTSVTATSSTPTLLRNISSSPAAPLPPPLEQPAAATLPRTTPTPAGAMPPPLGLPTPTSPQEISLANITVPLESIKPSSILPVTVYDQHGFRVLFHFARDSLPERPDMLVVVISMLSTAPLPIRNIVFQSAVPKVMKVKLQPPSGTELPAFNPIVHPTAITQVLLLANPQKEKVRLRYKLTFTMGEQTYNEMGDVDQFPPPESWGSL